From the Mustelus asterias chromosome 14, sMusAst1.hap1.1, whole genome shotgun sequence genome, one window contains:
- the LOC144504005 gene encoding uncharacterized protein LOC144504005 isoform X2, with protein sequence MAAAKWKASCIQSMSLALLMSPSKRKKVFKLISVDLDISIFGEMSRLAQELEDNYKSLCFSRCPSGRLQVEGSFSAMKELRKDLQRRLDELQEFPSPSSEFKSGASASGGRCARRPSDCATRRTEPQMLAASPVHGASDAMHRAVFKEETSIILDADIFEYIDKRCKDQYEQVLCKHCVRAQVRNCDDISILQLENVRDQCEPFQLRVAKFEIESLINQMQQLLVSERIRLDGGKGQSKMTDIYREIEQRLPLVLVRITDGYVTLIGSSENCSQFKKEVEKKVKAVESMLDSTSSGSSHILNATGYSNHSGQTLSSNTAHGFDVPSKSEYSPNPNSHSGQYTKSQANSSLTVSSRDDSHGKWTSCGVVGPLDTGLSSLPVQLQMGTSTVESKFGSTSSAHSHSLNTTGSPINFGQRLGSNAALAECAHNKSEYSPNPNSHSGQCIKSQAFSSPTVSGREDSFRKWRSPRDIDPLDSGPSSLSASPQMGLGTIYDQPSRYNSRSDKSPKH encoded by the coding sequence GTCTTTAAGCTGATCTCAGTTGACCTGGACATATCCATATTTGGTGAGATGTCGAGGCTGGCACAAGAACTTGAAGACAATTATAAAAGCTTATGCTTTTCCCGCTGCCCTAGCGGAAGGCTCCAGGTCGAGGGCTCCTTCTCAGCAATGAAAGAGCTGAGGAAGGATCTTCAGAGGAGGTTGGATGAACTTCAAGAATTTCCTTCCCCGAGTTCAGAGTTCAAATCTGGAGCGAGTGCCTCAGGAGGAAGGTGCGCAAGACGCCCATCTGACTGTGCAACTCGGAGGACTGAGCCTCAAATGCTGGCAGCCTCACCGGTTCATGGAGCCAGTGATGCCATGCATCGAGCTGTATTTAAGGAAGAAACATCAATTATTCTAGATGCCGATATTTTTGAGTACATCGATAAGCGTTGTAAAGACCAGTATGAACAAGTACTCTGTAAACATTGTGTAAGAGCTCAGGTGAGGAATTGTGATGACATTAGTATTCTCCAGCTTGAAAACGTCCGTGACCAGTGTGAACCATTTCAGCTGAGGGTAGCCAAGTTTGAAATAGAAAGTTTAATCAACCAAATGCAGCAATTGTTGGTCAGTGAAAGAATTAGATTGGATGGAGGCAAAGGGCAAAGTAAAATGACGGATATTTACAGAGAAATCGAACAACGTCTCCCTCTCGTTTTGGTTCGCATTACCGATGGGTACGTGACCCTCATTGGCAGTTCTGAAAATTGCAGCCAGTTCAAGAAGGAAGTGGAAAAGAAAGTCAAGGCAGTGGAGTCAATGCTTGACTCAACGTCCAGTGGGAGTTCACATATTCTAAATGCAACTGGATACTCCAATCATTCTGGCCAAACCTTAAGTTCAAATACCGCCCATGGATTTGATGTACCCAGTAAAAGTGAGTATAGCCCAAATCCAAACAGCCACTCTGGTCAATATACAAAGAGTCAGGCCAACAGTTCGCTCACAGTTTCCAGCAGGGATGATTCACATGGGAAGTGGACAAGCTGTGGTGTTGTAGGTCCATTAGACACTGGACTATCTTCTTTGCCAGTGCAACTCCAAATGGGCACGAGTACTGTGGAGTCAAAGTTTGGTTCAACGTCCAGTGCGCATTCACATAGTCTGAACACAACTGGATCCCCCATTAATTTTGGCCAACGTTTAGGCTCAAATGCTGCACTTGCAGAATGTGCGCACAATAAAAGTGAGTATAGCCCAAATCCAAACAGCCACTCTGGTCAATGTATAAAGAGTCAGGCCTTCAGTTCCCCTACAGTTTCTGGCAGGGAAGATTCATTCAGGAAGTGGAGAAGCCCTCGTGACATAGATCCATTAGACAGTGGACCATCTTCATTGTCAGCATCGCCACAGATGGGCTTGGGTACCATATACGACCAACCGTCAAGATATAATTCAAGGTCTGATAAATCTCCAAAGCACTAG